The Primulina huaijiensis isolate GDHJ02 unplaced genomic scaffold, ASM1229523v2 scaffold35129, whole genome shotgun sequence genome has a window encoding:
- the LOC140968336 gene encoding dormancy-associated protein 1-like, translating to MVLIDQIWDDAVAGPPPAVSGLKHLKKLYSNPSSMKDIGAESSSKYGRSLSMPTSPTTPGTSNNLSPTAGQKSNVWRSVFNPGSNQATKNVGADYFDKPQQANAPTVYDWLYSGETRSKYR from the exons ATGGTGCTGATCGATCAAATTTGGGATGATGCTGTAGCTGGACCTCCACCGGCAGTAAGTGGCCTCAAACATCTCAAGAAACTCTATTCCAATCCCTCAAGCATGAAAG ATATTGGCGCAGAGAGTAGTAGCAAGTATGGGAGGTCTCTGTCAATGCCGACGAGCCCAACAACACCTGGTACTTCGAATAATCTGTCGCCAACAGCCGGCCAAAAGAGTAATGTGTGGCGGAGTGTGTTCAACCCCGGAAGTAACCAGGCCACCAAGAATGTAGGCGCTGATTATTTTGACAAGCCGCAACAAGCCAATGCTCCGACTGTTTATGACTG GCTTTACAGTGGGGAGACTAGGAGCAAATATCGCTGA